A window of the Bacteroides thetaiotaomicron VPI-5482 genome harbors these coding sequences:
- a CDS encoding RagB/SusD family nutrient uptake outer membrane protein, which translates to MIKKIYILLLTVLGMGVISSCSDYLNSEKYFKDRLTLEKTFESKDHVEEWLAYAFSFIKNENYEVTTKGPSENSFCFSDDMYYGDRDKTIDATKNELSYNMFKLGEYDENTYNVGAWGACYKGIFQASVFIHNVDRCQEMADWEILDYKGQARFVRAYYYWLLLRRYGPVPIMPDEGVDYTQSYDQIATPRSSYEEVAQYISDEMVQATKELQYDRRTDNYAIGRPTRGAALAVRAYALIFAASPFANGNNDEYAQQLVDDEGRRLLSSEYSEEKWAKAAAACRDVIDLDVYELNIVNKSTSDNGPSERPTVTPPADGEFSNQPWPKGWTNIDPLRSYRTIFDGTILPANNKELIFTRGATNIDMLVLHQMPKDDGGWNCHGMTQKMLDAYYMNNGSNEPGMNSMYQGVANYQGIVDTRERRTGFTDLQDLKDNKYPELGWKYDPKKGDNDQAKTGMNVSLQYVEREPRFYASVAYNGCTWYYLSQTESKPADVNQQVWYYFGSSDGYRNDGFYLRTGIGIKKFVHPNDYPGNYVAKAETAIRYADILLLYAEALNELTGTYNIPSWNEATTYTISRDKEQMERGIHPVRIRAGLPDYPDEFYLQSGVDDMRKALKRERMIELMGEGKRYFDIRRWKDAPVEESLQIYGCNVFVGEAKRDEFHSAIPVYNLPSTFSEKLWLWPIKHSELKRNSRLTQNPGWTMYD; encoded by the coding sequence ATGATAAAGAAGATTTATATATTATTATTAACCGTATTAGGGATGGGAGTAATTTCTTCTTGCTCTGATTACCTGAATTCGGAGAAATATTTTAAGGATCGTCTGACACTGGAGAAAACTTTCGAAAGTAAGGATCATGTGGAAGAATGGTTAGCTTATGCTTTTTCATTTATAAAAAATGAAAACTATGAGGTGACGACTAAAGGACCAAGTGAGAATTCGTTTTGTTTTTCAGACGATATGTATTATGGTGACCGCGATAAGACAATCGATGCAACAAAGAATGAATTGTCATATAATATGTTCAAGTTAGGAGAATATGATGAGAATACTTATAATGTTGGGGCATGGGGGGCATGTTATAAAGGAATTTTCCAAGCATCAGTATTTATCCATAATGTTGACCGGTGTCAAGAGATGGCTGATTGGGAAATACTAGATTATAAGGGGCAGGCTCGTTTTGTTCGTGCTTACTATTACTGGTTGCTCTTACGTCGTTATGGTCCAGTGCCTATTATGCCGGACGAAGGAGTGGATTATACTCAAAGTTATGATCAAATAGCTACTCCACGTAGCTCATACGAAGAAGTGGCACAATATATCAGTGACGAAATGGTACAGGCTACTAAAGAGTTACAATATGATCGTCGTACTGATAATTATGCTATAGGCCGACCTACTCGTGGAGCTGCATTGGCAGTTCGTGCTTATGCACTGATTTTTGCAGCTAGTCCGTTTGCTAATGGAAATAATGATGAATATGCGCAGCAATTGGTAGATGATGAAGGGCGTCGTTTGCTTTCTTCCGAATATAGTGAAGAAAAATGGGCAAAAGCTGCTGCCGCTTGCCGTGATGTCATCGATTTAGATGTTTATGAGTTGAATATTGTAAATAAATCCACATCTGATAATGGACCTTCTGAACGTCCGACTGTTACTCCACCGGCTGATGGCGAGTTTTCCAATCAACCCTGGCCAAAAGGATGGACAAATATTGACCCGCTCAGATCATATCGTACTATCTTTGATGGTACTATATTACCTGCAAACAATAAAGAACTGATATTTACACGCGGGGCAACAAATATAGATATGTTGGTACTTCATCAGATGCCCAAAGATGATGGCGGCTGGAACTGTCATGGTATGACACAGAAAATGCTGGATGCATATTATATGAATAATGGTAGTAATGAGCCGGGTATGAACTCTATGTATCAAGGAGTAGCTAATTATCAAGGTATTGTAGATACTCGTGAACGTAGAACCGGATTTACTGATTTGCAAGACTTGAAGGATAATAAATATCCGGAATTAGGTTGGAAATATGATCCGAAGAAAGGAGATAACGATCAGGCCAAAACTGGGATGAATGTTTCTTTGCAATATGTAGAACGCGAACCACGATTCTATGCTTCTGTTGCTTATAATGGCTGTACCTGGTATTATTTGAGCCAGACTGAAAGCAAACCTGCCGATGTAAATCAACAAGTTTGGTACTACTTTGGAAGTTCCGATGGTTATCGTAATGACGGTTTCTACTTGCGTACAGGTATAGGAATCAAAAAGTTTGTTCATCCAAACGACTATCCAGGCAATTATGTTGCGAAAGCTGAAACAGCAATTCGCTATGCGGATATTCTACTGCTTTATGCTGAAGCATTGAATGAGTTGACTGGAACATACAATATACCTTCTTGGAATGAGGCGACAACCTACACTATCAGCCGTGATAAAGAACAAATGGAAAGAGGTATTCATCCGGTACGTATTCGTGCCGGGTTGCCTGACTATCCAGACGAATTTTATCTGCAGAGTGGGGTTGATGATATGCGTAAAGCATTAAAACGTGAACGTATGATAGAGTTAATGGGCGAAGGAAAACGTTACTTTGACATTCGCCGTTGGAAAGATGCGCCAGTAGAAGAATCTCTGCAAATATACGGTTGTAATGTCTTTGTTGGTGAAGCTAAGAGAGACGAATTCCATTCGGCAATTCCTGTTTACAATCTCCCGTCTACTTTCTCGGAAAAGCTATGGTTATGGCCTATCAAACATAGTGAGTTGAAACGTAATTCACGTTTAACACAGAACCCAGGATGGACAATGTATGATTAA
- a CDS encoding SusC/RagA family TonB-linked outer membrane protein translates to MKKYLAIFLLMLVVPLTISAQQTITVTGTVTDTQDEPMIGVNITVKDVAGLGTITDINGNFSIKMEPYHRLVFSYIGYDDVEVLVKEQHTVNVKMKESEASVLDEVVVTGMGAQKKLTVTGAVTNVNVGDLKRFPTSNMSNALAGNVPGIIARQTSGQPGKSTSEFWIRGISTFGASSSAYILVDGFERSSLDELNIEDIESFTVLKDASATAIYGSKGANGVVLITTKRGKAGKINIDAKVETSYNTRTITPEFVDGLSYASLMNEALVTRNLGMAYQPEELELFRTQMDPDFYPNVDWMDLILKNGAWSYRANLNMNGGGNTARYFVSASYTEDQGMYNTDQTLRDDYDTNANYKKWNYRMNVDIDITKSTLLKLGIAGSLAKRNSPGLADNEMLWGMLFGYNPIATPVYYSNGYAPISHRDNVNKLNPWVASTQTGYNEDWQNNVQTNVTLEQNFDFITKGLKFVGRFGYDTDNSNWINRHRQPDLYKANGRRQETGEIIYEKMFSAYDMTQSSGSSGKRREFLDLLLSWERAFGNHHGGVTFRYTQDSEKRTVDIGTDIKNGVSKRNQGLAGRFTYNWNYRYFVDFNFGYTGSENFAPGNQFGFFPAFSLAWNVAEESFVKNNLKWMNMFKIRYSHGKVGNDNIGDNNRFPYLYTIATTGYNSEGKPNYVYNWGFGDYGKSFIGTHYTQMASNGITWEVATKDDLGIDLSLFNDKFTATVDYFHEKRTGIFLTREFLPDITGLESKPKANVGEVKSQGFDGNFALKQKLGEVDMTIRGNITYSKNEVLEKDEENQVYSYLYQKGYRVDQVKGLIAEGLFADYDDIRTSPKQEFGTVQPGDIKYKDVNGDGVVNDNDKVAIGATTTPNLVYGIGASFAWKGIDVNVHFQGAGKSTFPIYGKCVYAFSESDWGNIFKDMISDRWVDSETAAKLGLHANENPNATYPRLTYGENKNNQQTSTYWMRDGRYIRLKNLDIGYTLPKSIVNKLHFNNIRIYIAGSNLITWSKFKTWDPETGNPRGEAYPLTKSVTMGLSVNL, encoded by the coding sequence ATGAAAAAATATTTAGCCATTTTTTTGTTGATGCTGGTTGTCCCATTGACGATTTCTGCACAACAAACAATTACCGTGACTGGTACGGTTACCGACACACAAGATGAGCCGATGATTGGTGTTAATATCACTGTAAAGGATGTAGCAGGTTTGGGAACCATTACGGATATCAATGGTAATTTTTCTATAAAGATGGAACCTTATCATCGACTAGTCTTCTCATACATCGGATATGATGATGTGGAAGTACTTGTAAAAGAACAGCATACTGTTAATGTAAAGATGAAAGAATCAGAGGCTAGTGTACTGGATGAGGTTGTGGTAACTGGTATGGGGGCACAGAAAAAACTGACAGTGACGGGAGCTGTAACCAATGTGAATGTGGGAGATTTAAAACGTTTCCCTACTTCCAATATGTCTAACGCTTTGGCCGGTAATGTTCCGGGTATTATTGCCCGACAAACTTCCGGACAACCGGGAAAAAGTACTTCTGAGTTTTGGATACGTGGTATTTCTACTTTTGGAGCTAGTTCAAGTGCTTATATTCTGGTGGATGGCTTTGAACGTAGCAGTTTGGATGAACTTAACATTGAAGACATCGAATCATTCACAGTATTGAAAGATGCGTCAGCTACTGCTATTTATGGTTCTAAAGGTGCAAATGGTGTAGTATTGATTACAACAAAACGTGGTAAAGCTGGAAAAATCAATATTGATGCCAAGGTAGAAACTTCTTATAATACGCGTACTATCACTCCGGAATTTGTAGACGGTCTTTCGTATGCCAGTCTGATGAACGAAGCATTAGTGACTCGCAATTTAGGAATGGCCTATCAACCGGAAGAATTAGAGTTATTTCGTACACAAATGGATCCGGATTTCTATCCGAATGTGGACTGGATGGATTTGATCCTAAAAAACGGAGCATGGAGTTATCGCGCTAACTTGAACATGAATGGTGGTGGTAACACTGCTCGTTATTTTGTTTCTGCAAGTTATACGGAAGATCAAGGTATGTATAACACAGACCAAACGTTACGTGATGATTACGATACAAATGCCAACTATAAAAAGTGGAATTATCGTATGAATGTTGATATAGATATCACCAAATCGACTTTATTGAAACTAGGTATAGCAGGTTCATTAGCCAAACGTAATAGTCCAGGACTGGCTGATAACGAGATGTTATGGGGCATGCTTTTCGGATACAATCCTATTGCAACGCCTGTATACTATTCCAATGGATATGCGCCTATTTCCCACCGGGATAACGTAAACAAACTTAATCCCTGGGTTGCATCTACGCAAACTGGATACAATGAAGATTGGCAGAATAATGTACAAACTAATGTTACATTAGAACAAAATTTTGATTTCATTACCAAGGGATTGAAGTTTGTAGGACGTTTTGGCTATGATACAGACAACAGTAACTGGATTAATCGTCATCGTCAACCAGATTTGTATAAAGCGAACGGACGTAGACAAGAAACGGGAGAGATTATTTATGAGAAAATGTTCTCCGCATATGACATGACACAATCAAGTGGTAGCTCTGGCAAACGTCGTGAATTCCTTGATTTACTGTTAAGCTGGGAACGTGCTTTCGGAAATCATCATGGAGGAGTTACTTTCCGTTACACACAAGATAGTGAGAAGCGGACAGTAGACATTGGTACGGATATTAAGAATGGAGTATCAAAACGTAATCAAGGGTTAGCAGGACGATTTACTTATAACTGGAACTATCGTTACTTTGTTGATTTTAATTTTGGTTATACCGGATCGGAAAATTTTGCACCAGGAAATCAATTCGGTTTCTTCCCGGCTTTTTCTCTTGCATGGAACGTTGCCGAAGAGTCATTTGTTAAGAATAACTTGAAGTGGATGAATATGTTTAAAATACGTTATTCTCATGGTAAGGTAGGTAATGATAATATTGGGGATAACAACCGTTTCCCATACTTATATACTATAGCCACTACAGGATATAACAGCGAAGGCAAGCCTAATTATGTATATAACTGGGGATTTGGTGATTATGGAAAATCATTCATAGGAACTCATTACACACAGATGGCTTCTAATGGCATTACTTGGGAAGTTGCGACTAAGGATGACCTGGGGATTGATCTTTCTTTGTTTAATGACAAATTTACAGCGACAGTTGACTATTTCCACGAAAAACGTACAGGTATTTTTTTAACACGTGAGTTCTTGCCTGACATTACAGGTCTTGAGAGCAAACCTAAAGCGAATGTAGGTGAAGTGAAATCTCAAGGTTTCGATGGCAATTTTGCTCTTAAGCAGAAACTGGGTGAGGTGGATATGACTATTCGTGGGAATATAACTTATAGTAAGAATGAAGTGCTCGAAAAGGATGAAGAGAATCAAGTCTATTCTTATTTATATCAAAAAGGGTATCGTGTAGATCAAGTTAAAGGATTGATAGCTGAAGGATTGTTTGCTGATTACGATGATATTCGTACCAGCCCGAAACAAGAGTTTGGTACAGTGCAGCCTGGAGATATCAAATATAAAGATGTAAATGGTGATGGTGTTGTAAACGATAATGATAAAGTTGCTATTGGCGCTACTACCACTCCAAACTTAGTATATGGTATAGGGGCATCTTTCGCATGGAAAGGAATTGATGTAAATGTTCACTTCCAAGGTGCCGGTAAATCCACTTTCCCTATTTATGGTAAGTGTGTATATGCATTCAGCGAAAGTGACTGGGGAAATATCTTTAAAGATATGATAAGTGATCGTTGGGTAGATTCAGAGACTGCTGCCAAACTGGGATTGCATGCTAATGAGAACCCCAATGCAACATATCCGCGTTTAACTTATGGGGAAAATAAAAACAACCAACAAACCTCTACTTATTGGATGCGTGATGGTCGATATATTCGTTTGAAGAATCTGGATATCGGTTATACTTTGCCAAAAAGCATAGTCAATAAACTGCACTTCAATAATATTCGTATCTATATTGCAGGATCAAACCTGATTACATGGTCTAAGTTCAAAACATGGGACCCGGAAACTGGCAATCCGCGGGGTGAAGCCTATCCGCTAACAAAATCAGTTACTATGGGTTTATCTGTTAACTTATAA
- a CDS encoding DUF4973 domain-containing protein: protein MKKIYTLAALAAMTMLGTSCNSEWEDEQYEHYISFSSQLDSKGVTNIYVPYSRHDAEGNYAEGGEGRSNYQLPILVSGSTDNPSNVTVHVAHDADTLNILNYARYATRTELYYEDMGAEGLAYASYPESLQIKAGENKGLLDLKFDFRNIDMSEKWVLPLQIVDDASYNYVAHPRKDYAKAILRIFPFNDYSGDYSGTGITNKVVTGYDGDGKPIETAESITKSSIRGYVIDEQTIFTYAGIVDEDYTDRRKYKIKFAFNGETNGSVTISCDNAEEIGFELNKDVTPSFRISSSMDDAKPYLEHRYVIINNVDYYFNYIPVEGTIIRYHVKGTLTLSRDINTQIPDEDQAIEW, encoded by the coding sequence ATGAAGAAAATATATACTTTGGCAGCTTTGGCTGCAATGACAATGTTGGGAACTTCCTGCAATTCGGAATGGGAAGATGAACAATATGAGCACTACATTTCTTTCAGTTCACAACTGGATAGTAAGGGAGTGACGAATATATATGTACCTTATAGCCGCCATGATGCAGAAGGAAATTATGCAGAAGGAGGAGAAGGGAGGTCCAATTATCAGTTACCGATACTTGTTAGTGGTTCTACCGATAATCCAAGTAATGTCACTGTACACGTAGCACATGATGCTGATACATTGAATATTTTGAATTACGCTCGTTACGCTACACGTACAGAACTATATTATGAGGATATGGGAGCAGAAGGATTGGCATACGCTTCATATCCAGAATCTCTACAGATAAAAGCAGGAGAAAATAAAGGTTTACTGGATCTTAAATTTGATTTTCGCAACATTGATATGTCAGAAAAATGGGTACTTCCATTGCAGATTGTAGACGACGCGTCTTACAACTACGTAGCTCATCCACGTAAAGACTATGCTAAGGCGATATTGAGAATCTTCCCATTTAATGATTACTCTGGCGATTATTCTGGTACAGGAATAACCAACAAGGTGGTGACGGGATATGATGGAGATGGTAAACCGATAGAAACAGCAGAATCTATCACAAAATCGTCAATAAGAGGGTATGTGATAGATGAACAGACTATTTTTACGTATGCAGGAATAGTAGATGAGGATTATACAGACCGTAGAAAGTATAAAATCAAATTTGCTTTTAATGGTGAGACGAATGGTTCGGTTACTATTTCCTGTGATAATGCAGAAGAGATTGGATTTGAATTAAACAAGGACGTGACTCCTTCATTTCGTATTTCTTCATCAATGGATGACGCGAAGCCTTATCTGGAACACCGTTATGTAATAATTAATAATGTTGATTATTATTTCAATTATATACCAGTGGAAGGTACCATCATTCGCTATCATGTAAAAGGTACATTGACATTATCACGTGATATCAATACTCAGATTCCAGACGAAGATCAAGCAATTGAATGGTAG